A window of the Polypterus senegalus isolate Bchr_013 chromosome 4, ASM1683550v1, whole genome shotgun sequence genome harbors these coding sequences:
- the pcdh10a gene encoding protocadherin-10a, whose product MIVLFLLFCTVDGVLSQIRYSVPEEQDHGTFVGNIAEDLGLDITKLSSRRFQTVPSSRTPYLEVNLENGVLFVNEKIDREEICKQSATCLLHLEVFLENPLELFRVEIEIVDINDNPPSFPETDITVEISESATPGTRFPLESAFDPDVGTNSLRTYEITTNSYFYLDVQTQGDGNKFAELVLEKPLDREQQSVHRYVLTAVDGGLPQRTGTALLVIKVLDSNDNVPVFDQSVYTVSLPENSPVGTLVIQLNATDMDEGKNGEIVYSFSNHISPRVRELFSIDPRTGRIEVSGEVDYEESNMYQLYVQAKDLGPNAVPAHCKVLVKVADINDNAPEISFSTVTESVSEKAAPGTVIALLSVTDRDSGENGQIHCEILGDVPFKLKSSFRNYYTIVTDGPLDRENADSYTITVVAKDKGSPSLATSKSIKVQVADENDNAPRFTQPVYDVYVTENNVPGAYIYAVSAIDHDIGQNAYISYSILECDIQGMSVFTYVSINSENGYLYALRSFDYEQLKDFTFMVQAKDSGSPSLSANATVKVIIVDQNDNVPSIISPQGRNGTAREHLPRSAEPGYLVTRIVAVDADDSENARLSYSILRGNELGMFRMDWRTGELRTARRVPSKRDPHHPYDLLIEVRDHGQPPLSSTSSILVVIVDSIVEGRSGDHGSAKTKETSLDLTLILIIALGSVSFIFLLAMIVLAIRCQKDKKLNIYTCLASDCCFCCSTCCSRQARARKKKLSKSDIMLVQSSNVTNAAQVPVEESGSFGSHHQNQNYCYQVCLTPESAKTDLMFLKPCSPARSTDTDHNPCGAIVTGYTDQQPDIISNGSILSNETKHQRSELSYLVDRPRRVNSSAFQEADIVSSKDSGHGDSEQGDSDHDATNRGHSTGADLFSNCTEECKALGHSDRCWMPSFVPSDGRQAADYRSNLHVPGMDSVPDTEVFETQEQTGERSFSTFGKEKSHHGTLERKEFDALLSSTRAPYKPPYLSRKRIC is encoded by the exons ATGATTGTGTTATTTCTCCTGTTTTGCACTGTGGATGGAGTGCTTTCCCAGATACGATATTCTGTTCCTGAGGAGCAGGATCATGGCACGTTTGTGGGAAATATTGCTGAGGATTTGGGCTTGGACATAACAAAACTTTCATCGCGCAGATTTCAGACTGTGCCCAGCTCACGGACTCCTTATCTGGAAGTCAATTTAGAGAACGGGGTGCTTTTTGTGAATGAGAAAATCGATAGGGAGGAAATCTGTAAGCAGAGTGCTACCTGCCTACTGCACCTGGAAGTCTTCTTGGAAAATCCGTTGGAGCTTTTTCGTGTGGAAATTGAAATAGTGGATATCAATGACAACCCCCCGAGCTTCCCAGAAACCGACATCACGGTGGAGATTTCGGAAAGCGCCACCCCGGGAACTCGCTTCCCACTGGAGAGCGCGTTCGATCCAGACGTCGGCACCAACTCGCTGCGCACGTACGAAATCACCACCAACAGCTATTTTTACCTCGATGTGCAAACGCAAGGCGATGGTAACAAGTTTGCTGAACTTGTGTTGGAAAAGCCGCTAGACAGGGAGCAGCAGTCGGTTCACAGGTATGTACTCACAGCAGTGGATGGCGGTCTGCCTCAGAGGACCGGCACTGCGCTTCTGGTCATTAAAGTGTTAGATTCCAACGATAATGTGCCGGTCTTTGATCAGTCAGTGTACACTGTGAGCTTGCCCGAAAACTCTCCAGTGGGTACGCTTGTGATTCAGTTAAATGCCACCGACATGGACGAGGGAAAAAATGGGGAAATCGTGTATTCGTTTAGTAATCACATATCCCCGAGAGTGAGGGAGCTGTTCAGCATCGACCCACGGACAGGCAGGATTGAAGTGAGCGGAGAGGTTGACTACGAAGAAAGCAATATGTATCAGCTCTATGTTCAGGCGAAGGATCTAGGACCCAACGCCGTTCCTGCTCATTGCAAAGTTTTGGTCAAAGTAGCTGATATAAATGACAACGCACCCGAGATCAGCTTCAGCACAGTGACCGAGTCGGTGAGCGAGAAGGCTGCCCCTGGCACCGTGATCGCCTTGCTCAGCGTCACCGACAGGGACTCCGGTGAGAATGGGCAGATCCACTGCGAAATCCTGGGAGACGTACCTTTCAAGCTGAAATCTTCGTTTAGGAACTACTACACCATCGTCACCGATGGGCCCCTGGACAGGGAGAACGCCGACTCGTACACCATCACTGTGGTGGCAAAGGACAAGGGTTCTCCCTCACTGGCCACCAGCAAGTCTATCAAAGTGCAGGTAGCAGATGAGAACGACAACGCCCCAAGATTTACGCAGCCTGTGTACGACGTATACGTGACTGAAAACAATGTACCAGGGGCTTATATTTACGCGGTAAGTGCAATAGACCATGACATTGGACAGAACGCCTATATTTCTTACTCCATATTGGAGTGTGATATCCAGGGCATGTCGGTTTTCACCTACGTGTCTATCAACTCTGAGAACGGCTACCTGTACGCACTGCGTTCCTTTGATTATGAACAGCTCAAAGACTTCACTTTTATGGTCCAAGCAAAAGACTCGGGCAGCCCCTCACTGTCAGCCAACGCCACTGTGAAAGTGATCATAGTCGATCAGAACGACAACGTGCCCTCCATCATCTCACCTCAGGGTAGGAATGGCACGGCCAGAGAACATCTACCCCGGTCAGCCGAGCCAGGGTACTTAGTCACTCGGATAGTGGCGGTAGACGCAGACGACAGCGAGAATGCCCGCTTGTCCTACAGCATTCTGAGGGGAAATGAACTGGGTATGTTTCGTATGGACTGGAGAACTGGGGAGCTCAGGACTGCTAGACGGGTCCCAAGCAAAAGGGATCCTCATCACCCCTATGACTTGTTGATAGAGGTAAGAGACCACGGGCAGCCGCCCCTCTCCTCCACATCCAGCATCTTAGTTGTCATCGTGGACAGTATCGTGGAAGGCCGCAGTGGGGATCACGGTTCAGCTAAAACCAAGGAGACCTCTTTGGATTTAACTCTAATTCTTATTATTGCGCTGGGATCTGTCTCCTTTATTTTCCTGCTTGCCATGATAGTGCTTGCCATTCGGTGCCAAAAGGACAAAAAACTTAACATTTATACGTGCCTGGCCAGTGACTGCTGCTTTTGTTGCAGCACCTGCTGTAGCAGGCAAGCAAGAGCTCGAAAGAAAAAGCTAAGCAAGTCGGATATAATGCTGGTGCAGAGCTCCAATGTCACAAACGCAGCACAGGTACCTGTGGAGGAATCTGGGAGCTTCGGTTCGCACCATCAGAACCAGAACTACTGCTACCAGGTGTGCTTGACGCCCGAGTCTGCCAAAACTGACTTGATGTTTCTGAAGCCCTGCAGTCCAGCTAGAAGCACAGACACTGACCACAACCCCTGCGGAGCCATAGTGACAGGTTATACAGACCAACAGCCCGACATCATATCTAACGGCAGCATACTGTCAAACGAG ACCAAACACCAGCGTTCTGAGCTCAGTTATCTGGTTGACAGACCACGACGAGTTAACAG CTCTGCATTCCAGGAAGCAGATATAGTGAGTTCAAAAGACAGTGGTCATGGAGATAGTGAACAGGGAGACAGTGATCACGATGCCACAAATCGGGGCCACTCCACTG GTGCTGATCTCTTTTCCAATTGCACAGAAGAGTGTAAAGCCTTAGGGCACTCAGATAGATGTTGGATGCCATCCTTTGTGCCATCAGATGGCCGGCAGGCTGCAGATTACCGCAGCAATCTGCACGTTCCAGGAATGGACTCTGTGCCAGACACTGAGGTATTTGAAACTCAAGAACAAACGGGGGAGAGATCTTTCTCTACCTTTGGCAAAGAGAAGTCACATCACGGCACCCTAGAGAGGAAAGAGTTTGATGCACTTCTGTCTAGCACACGTGCGCCTTACAAGCCACCTTATTTGT cGCGGAAAAGGATTTGCTAG